The genomic window ATTGCATTGCTCCAGGATTTATAAAAACCAAAATGTCAGCAGCAGCATTGGATAACGATCCCGAAAGAAAAAATAAAGTGCTGGGAAGAACTCCAATGGGCTTTTTGGGAGAACCTTCGGACATTGCAGATGCTGTTTATTATTTCGCTCTAAGCGAATCAAAATATACTACAGGTACAGTTCTGCCGGTTGACGGTGGGAATAGTATTGGATTTTAAGGTTTATGAAATTGTTCGCAAAGACGCAGAGTCGCAAAGAGATTTTTAAGCTTTTTTTAGAGAAGACTTTGTGCCTTTGCGTCTTTGCGGAGTAAATAAAAAGTAGGTAGTATGATAAAAATGCAGCAAACCATGCGATGGTTCGGTCCTAATGACAATATCAATTTGATTGATATTAAGCAGGCTGGAGCAACGGGAATTGTAAACGCTTTGCACCAAATACCGGTGGGCAATGTCTGGAAGATTGCAGACATAAAAGAAAGACAGGAAATCATTCGGAATTACGGATTGGAATGGACTGTGGTTGAAAGTCTGCCTGTTCATGAAGAAATAAAACGAGCTTCGGGAAATTACCTGCAATACATCGAAAATTATAAAATCAGTTTGCGAAATCTGGCAGAATGTGGTATCAAAATCATTACTTATAATTTTATGCCGATTTTGGACTGGGTGCGTACGAATCATAATTTTATCAACGAAGATGGAAGTAAAGCTCTTTTATACAATCAGGATGCGTTTACGTATTTTGATGTTTTTCTTTTAAAAAGACCCGATGCTGAAAACGACTATTCAGAAGTTCAAAAACAACATGCTTTAAACTTTGGAAATAATCTTTCAGAAGAAGAAAAAGCGTTGTTGTTTAAAAATGTTTTATTGGGATTACCGGGAAGCAAAATCAATTTTACAGCAGAACAGATTTTATCGCTTTTGGACAATTATGCCGAAATCGACAATCAAAAATTAAGAGAGAACCTGATTTATTTTTTATCAGAAGTTGTTCCGGTTGCAGCAGAAAGCGGCGCGAAATTAGCGATTCATCCCGATGATCCGCCATTTTCGGTTTTAGGATTGCCCAGAATCGTTTCAACAGAAGCTGATTTAAAAGCGATTTTCAGTGCTGTTCCTTCAACAGCTAACGGATTGTGTTATTGCACAGGATCTTTAAGCGCCGATCCGAAAAACAATCTGGAAAAAATAATTGACGATTACGAAGATAGAATTCACTTTCTGCACCTTCGAAATACCATCCGCGAAAGCGAAACTATTTTCCGCGAATCAGAGCATTTAAATGGCGATGTTAAAATGGAAAAGATTGTAGAAAAGATATTAGGTGTAATGAATAAACGAAAAGTTAGCCTGCCAATGCGTCCCGATCATGGTTTTCTGCACGAAGTTGATGAAGCTAAAGAAACCTATCCTGGTTATTCTCTGACAGGAAGATTAAAAGGTTTGGCCGAATTAAGAGGTTTAGAAATGGGAATTGTTTACAAATTGAGTTTGTAAAAAGTAATGTTTGTCATTTCTCGTTCCTCGAAATGACAAAATAAAAACGATGTCTCTATGTGTTTAAAAACTAAAATAGTATACGTTTTATCACTTTTCCTCATCGGATTAAGCACAAAAACGTATGCTATAAATCCAGATAAATATGTAGTAAATCATGCTTCTGCCAAAAATTTTCCTTTGGTTTCAAAAGGAAAAGCAGCTTCTATTTTAGTTAGTGATAAAGATTTTGCGGGAGTTTTGAAAGTGGCGGGACATTTAGAAAATGATATCTTTCAGGTTTCACATTTACCTCCCAAAAGAATAAAAAAAATAGCAGAAACCGAAGACTTCGTAGTGATTATCGGAACACTCGGAAAAAGCGAAATCATCGATCAATTAGTAAAAAAAGGAAAAATTGATGCCAGTCAACTTCGTGGAAAATGGGAGAAATTTACAACGCAAATTGTTGAAAATCCGCTTAAAGGAGTTAAAAAAGCATTGGTAATTGCGGGTTCAGATAAAAGAGGAACGATTTACGGAATTTACGATTTATCCAATCAAATAGGTGTTTCGCCTTGGTATTTCTGGGCAGATGTTCCAGTGAAGAAACAATCAGAATTGCATGTTTTGCCTGGAATTCATTCGCAGGGAGAACCAAAAGTAAAATACAGAGGAATTTTTATAAATGACGAAGCTCCGGCTTTATCTGGCTGGGCATTCGAAAAGTTCGGCGGATTTAATTCGAAATTTTACGATAAAGTTTTTGAATTAATACTGCGAATGAAAGGCAATTATTTATGGCCGGCAATGTGGGGAAGAATGTTTTATGTTGAAGATCCGCAGAACGCTGTTTTAGCCGATGAATACGGAATTGTAATGGGAACTTCGCATCACGAACCGCTCACGCGAGCGCATGCCGAATGGGGGAAATCGAATGGGAAATGGGATTTTAATACCAATTCTGAAGCTTTGATTCAATTCTGGAAAGATGGAATTAAAAGAATGGGAAACAAAGAAACCATTGTAACTGTTGGAATGCGCGGTGACGGCGACGAACCCATGACGGAAGGAACGGCAATTGGATTATTAGAAAATATCGTAAAAAGCCAACGAAATATCATTGCAGAAGTCACGAAAAAACCTGCCGAAGAAACGCCTCAAATGTGGGCACTTTACAAAGAAGTTCAGGATTATTACGATAAAGGAATGCGAGTTCCCGACGATGTAACGCTTTTGTTATGCGATGACAATTGGGGAAATATCCGCAAACTTCCAGAATTGAACGCCAAACCCAGAAAAGGCGGTTATGGTATTTATTATCATTTTGATTATGTCGGAGGTCCGCGAAATTACAAGTGGATTAATACGAATCAGATCGAAAGAGTTTGGGAACAAATGGATCTGGCGTATCAATATGGCGTTGATAAAATCTGGATTGTAAATGTAGGAGATATCAAACCGATGGAATTTCCAACCGAATTTTTTCTTGATATGGCTTGGAATCCCGAAAAATTCAATGCCGGAAATTTGGAACAGTATTATGTGCATTGGGCAAAAGAAAATTTTGATAATCAGTTTGCAGAAGAAATTGCTGAGATTCTAAAATTATATACCAAATACAATTCGAGAAGAAAACCTGAATTATTAGATGCAAAAACATATAGTATCACGAATTATAACGAAGCAGAAAAAGTTGTCGAAGATTACCAAAAACTGGTTGAAAAAGCCAATTCGATAAACGAAAAATTACAACCAGAATACAAAGATGCTTTTTATCAGCTGGTTTTATTTCCGGTTTTGGTGAGTTCGAACTTAAATGAATTGTATGTTGCAGCAGCTAAAAATCATTTGTATGCAGAACAAGGAAATCCCATTGCAAATGTCTATGCTGAAAAAGTAAAAACGTTATTTGAAAAAGACGCAGAGCTCACGAATTATTATCACACTCAATTAGCAAATGGCAAATGGAATCATATAATGTCACAAACCCATATTGGTTATAACAATTGGCAGCAGCCGGACAAAAATGTGATGCCAAAAACGAAAACAATCGGAACTGTAATATATGAAAGGACAAAGATTGTTGCTCGCGATTCTTTAAAATCTAAAATAGCAATTCCTAAAAATAAAGATCTAGATCATATTCAAGGTTTTGTAGAAAACAACGGTTATATTTCAATAGAAAGTAAAAATTATTCCAAGGCAATAAATTCGGAGGCAGTAAAGTGGACTATAATTCCAAATCTTGGTAAAACAGATTCTGGAATAACGATTAAACCTTCGAATATTCAGAATATTGAAGTTTCAGAGCAATCACCAAGACTGGAATATAACGTTCATTTTTTCAGTAAAGGAAAGATAAAAGTACATGCTTATTTTTCGCCCACAATAAATTTTAAGTTTGGAGAAGGCTTAAAATATGGAATTGCATTTGATTCTGAAAAACCGCAGATTATGAATTTGAATGCTGATTCTTCAGAAAAAAGCTGGGCAGAATCTGTTGCAGATAACATTAAAATTATAATGTCCACACATCAAATAGAAAATTCTGGAAATCATGTTTTAAAGATTTATGCGATTGATCCGGCTTTGGTGCTTCAGAAAATTGTAATTGAAACTCAAGACGGAAAAGTTTTAGAGTCATATTTGGGA from Flavobacterium fluviale includes these protein-coding regions:
- the uxuA gene encoding mannonate dehydratase, which encodes MQQTMRWFGPNDNINLIDIKQAGATGIVNALHQIPVGNVWKIADIKERQEIIRNYGLEWTVVESLPVHEEIKRASGNYLQYIENYKISLRNLAECGIKIITYNFMPILDWVRTNHNFINEDGSKALLYNQDAFTYFDVFLLKRPDAENDYSEVQKQHALNFGNNLSEEEKALLFKNVLLGLPGSKINFTAEQILSLLDNYAEIDNQKLRENLIYFLSEVVPVAAESGAKLAIHPDDPPFSVLGLPRIVSTEADLKAIFSAVPSTANGLCYCTGSLSADPKNNLEKIIDDYEDRIHFLHLRNTIRESETIFRESEHLNGDVKMEKIVEKILGVMNKRKVSLPMRPDHGFLHEVDEAKETYPGYSLTGRLKGLAELRGLEMGIVYKLSL
- a CDS encoding glycosyl hydrolase 115 family protein; this encodes MCLKTKIVYVLSLFLIGLSTKTYAINPDKYVVNHASAKNFPLVSKGKAASILVSDKDFAGVLKVAGHLENDIFQVSHLPPKRIKKIAETEDFVVIIGTLGKSEIIDQLVKKGKIDASQLRGKWEKFTTQIVENPLKGVKKALVIAGSDKRGTIYGIYDLSNQIGVSPWYFWADVPVKKQSELHVLPGIHSQGEPKVKYRGIFINDEAPALSGWAFEKFGGFNSKFYDKVFELILRMKGNYLWPAMWGRMFYVEDPQNAVLADEYGIVMGTSHHEPLTRAHAEWGKSNGKWDFNTNSEALIQFWKDGIKRMGNKETIVTVGMRGDGDEPMTEGTAIGLLENIVKSQRNIIAEVTKKPAEETPQMWALYKEVQDYYDKGMRVPDDVTLLLCDDNWGNIRKLPELNAKPRKGGYGIYYHFDYVGGPRNYKWINTNQIERVWEQMDLAYQYGVDKIWIVNVGDIKPMEFPTEFFLDMAWNPEKFNAGNLEQYYVHWAKENFDNQFAEEIAEILKLYTKYNSRRKPELLDAKTYSITNYNEAEKVVEDYQKLVEKANSINEKLQPEYKDAFYQLVLFPVLVSSNLNELYVAAAKNHLYAEQGNPIANVYAEKVKTLFEKDAELTNYYHTQLANGKWNHIMSQTHIGYNNWQQPDKNVMPKTKTIGTVIYERTKIVARDSLKSKIAIPKNKDLDHIQGFVENNGYISIESKNYSKAINSEAVKWTIIPNLGKTDSGITIKPSNIQNIEVSEQSPRLEYNVHFFSKGKIKVHAYFSPTINFKFGEGLKYGIAFDSEKPQIMNLNADSSEKSWAESVADNIKIIMSTHQIENSGNHVLKIYAIDPALVLQKIVIETQDGKVLESYLGPPESFRTK